A window of Flavobacterium psychrophilum genomic DNA:
ATTTATCCTAATAAAAATATATCCATACAAACAAAATAAAGTACAATGAAAACTAAAAAACAAGACGACGCCACAAACATATTGGGCTTACCGGTAAAAGAAACTGAAGTTATTGCAGCAGAACTTAATATATTGCTTTCAAACTTTCAGATATACTACCAAAACCTACGCGGTATTCACTGGAACATCCGCGGAAAGCGATTTTTTGACCTTCATGTAAAATTTGAAGAATTATACAACGATGCACAATTAAAAATTGATATGATTGCCGAACGTGTACTTACATTAGGTGCTACGCCACTGCATACTTTTGAAGATTATATTGCCAATAACAGGCTTGAAGTTGGTAAGAATGTTTCTAAAGATACAGAAGCGGTTCACCTTATCATTTCTTCTATCGCCGACCTTCTTAAAATCGAAAGGGTTATTCTTGACGAGACAGACAAGATCAACGACGAAGGTACTAACTCTATGATGAGTGATTTCATTAAAGAACAGGAGAAAACCATGTGGATGATGAAGGCCTGGAGTGAGGAAGAAATTTAATACAAAAGTTACACTTTGGCGTAAATTTTGATACGATTAAATCCGTATATTCGCCATCATGAAGTTTTTTGCAAACATAGTATTATTTCTGTTCCTGACTTTTTTGGCAGCTCCAACCATTGTGAGCCTGCTACAGGATGACGCAGACATGTCTATGGTTTACAGCCTTACAGAAGAAGAAATCCAGAAAGAAATAAAAGAAGTTAAAGCCGCACCCTCTACAGAGTTGCGGCTTGCTTTATTTATGCCCGCAAAGAAAACGGCTATAATATTTTCTGCAAACCGCGGAAAACATGATTCTATTTCCGGTGAAATATGCTCACCGCCTCCCGAACAGGTATAATTCAATTTGCGTGCCCTTACAGGCAGCTGCTTAAGCGCACAGGCGTTTAGGGGCGTAATTGTATTTTACACTTTTCGGATATGACAAAAAAAACAAAACTTTTTGGCAGCCTTAAGGCCGATTTTCCATCGGGCTTAGTGGTATTTTTAGTGGCACTGCCATTATGCCTGGGCATTGCACTGGCTTCAAATGCGCCGCCACTTTCGGGTATCATAGCTGGGGTTATAGGAGGTATCGTAATTGGTAGCCTTAGTAATTCTAATGTTAGTGTTTCCGGTCCCGCTGCGGGTTTGATAGCCATTGTGCTTACCGCGGTAACCGCACTGGGTTCTTTCCAGACTTTTTTGCTTGCCGTTGTACTGGCAGGTATATTTCAGCTTGTGCTTGGTTTTATTAAAGCAGGAAGCATATCTAATTATTTTCCGTCTAATGTTATAGAGGGCATGCTTGCCGGTATTGGTGTTATCATCATTATTAACCAACTTGAGCATGCGGTAGGTTACGACAAGACCAACGAAGGCGACGAGTCGCTTTTAAGGCTTGACGGCGGCAACCCTTTTTCGGATATTCCGGATATTATAAGCCGTTTTGAAGGTGGTGCTGTGATCATAGCATTGGTTTCTTTGGCGATACTTATATCGTGGGACAGAATTCCAGCCTTAAAACGCCTTAAACTGCTTCCTGGAGCACTTGTTGCTGTAGCAGCCGGTATTGTTATCAACGAAATATTTATACGCACCGGTAGCGATTTTCAATTAACAAAGACACATCTTGTGACATTACCAATACCCGAGTCGTTTGCTGATATTAAAGGATTTGTTGTGCTTCCTGATTTTAGTGCTATAGGAAATACCAAGGTATGGATTACTGCCGGTACCATTATGGTGGTTGCATCCATCGAAACTCTTTTGTGTATTGAAGCATCGGACAGGATGGATGTTCAAAAGCGTTATACCGACACTAACAGGGAACTTAAAGCCCAGGGGATTGGTAATATTTTAAGCGGGCTTATCGGTGGATTACCTATCACTTCGGTAGTGGTGCGTTCTTCGGCGAATGCCAATTCAGGTGCTAAAACGAAGATGTCAGCAATTATACATGGCGTACTGTTGCTTATCTGTGTGCTTGCTATACCATTTTTATTGAACAAAATACCGTTAGCTACGTTGGCAGCCGTACTTATACTTGTAGGTTACAAGCTTGCGAAGCCGGCCACAGTGCTGCATTTTTGGCATAAAGGTAAATATCAGTTTGTGCCATTTGCTGCTACATTACTGGCGGTAGTATTTACAGATTTGCTTAAAGGTGTTGCTTTAGGTATGGTGATAAGTATCATATTCGTACTCAGGGGTAACCTAAAAAGGGCATACAATTTCAGGAAAGAAGAATATGCAGAAGGCGATATTATTCACATTGATCTTGCGCAGGAGGTGTCTTTCCTTAATAAAGCAGCTATTAAGTCTACGTTGAATGACATACCTGAGAATTCTAAAGTAGTTATAGATGCTTCAGATACGGTTTATATTGCCCATGACGTACTGGATCTTATAGAGGAGTTCAGGGATATCAAATCAATAGAAATGAATGTGAAAGTAAAACTGGTTGGCTTTAAAAAGGCATACGAACTTGAAAATTCTGAAACAAACAGACACAATGTGTTTGTAGAGCACAAAGAGAAAAAAAGTAAAAAAAATAAAGAAAACACTTCTGCAGATGCAGAAACATTATAATAATATTATGGCACATAAACACAATAATACACACGAAAGCGCTGAAGAATTTTATAAAAAAATATTAGACAATAATAAAATATGGTCTGAAACTAAACTTAGCTCGGACCCTGAATATTTCGCTAAGTTGGCAAAAGGCCAGTCGCCACCTTTATTATGGATTGGATGTTCTGACAGCCGTGTTCCGGCAAATGAGGTTATTGGTGCGCAACCGGGTGAAGTGTTTGTGCACAGAAATATAGCCAATATGGTAATTCACTCTGATATGAACATGCTAAGCGTACTTGACTATGCCGTTAATGTACTCAAGGTGCAACATGTTATTGTTTGCGGACACTATGGCTGTGGGGGTATAAAAGCTGCAATGGGCAACGATTCCATCGGTCTGATCGACAACTGGATCAGACACATCAAAGACATTTACAGGCATCATCACGCAGAATTGAATGGGATTGAAGATGAACAAAAAAGATTTGACAGGTTTGTGGAGCTTAACGTAAAGGAACAGGTTAGTGACCTGGCAAAAACGTCTATCGTACAAAACGCATGGAAGCAAGGGCAGGAACTTTGTCTTCATGGCTGGGTATACGGCCTGGATAGTGGCATAGTAAAAGACCTCGAAGTAAACTATTGCGACAATGGCGACCTTAGCCTGGTAGACCAACTAATATTTAAACTGTAGGTAATTGAATAAAGAAAACCGCCTGTAAAGGCGGTTTTTTATTCAAAAAAGCAGGTTAGAATTTCAAATATAAAAACAATAATATTTACAAAGTCTGGTTCGCTGTCATTTTTTTTGCATTTACTCATTGTCAAGGTTTTCGTTAAAAACAGTAGGCAACAATTGCGGAATAAATTTTATTAATAGCGGTAGCAAAAGGCTTCCGCCGGGTAATAAGAAGATAGTAAGAGATGGAACTGTTTTACAAATTTCAAGCAGCTGTTTCTTTATTTTTTTCTTCTCTTTCTCGTCTAGTGTCCTGTGGGTGGAGTGGGTTAGGAGTAGCATAAGCTCACCGTTATTGGATAGCTCTTTTATAAGTCGGTTTTTATTTCGGTTAATAAGCAGCATTACGTTTTGCGATGCATGATCGTAAAAATGCTTCACAGGATTGCTGTATCTGAAAAACGGAAGCTCTTTACGATTCAATTTTATGAAAACATCAAACGAGGCAATGCTTTCGGCGGCAATATCATCGTGTATTTCCATTTGTTCCGATAGCTTGTACAGAAATTCTATTTCGGTTTTCTGTGCTTTGCCATCACTCCATATTGCCATACCAGCCATATCCAGCAGATAATTTTTTTCCGGCTTAGAGCCGAAATAATCCAACTCCAGTTTTTCCAGGCCGTCGGTGTCGATTTTTGAGAACTTGGTATAGCGTACTGATGATTCAAACAGCTTGATAAGCAGTTCGTCATAAGTTGACCTTTGTTCTTTAGTCTTTAAAGCTAACGATACTATGCTCATAACCGTTTCTTCGAGCTTCTTAAGGTACTTTTGCGGAATCTCGTCGTTAAGCAGGTACTGGCGGTAGGCAAGTACATCCATAAACAAAAGGGCATTTGTAAGTATGTGCGAGAAGCTTCGGCTTATAATGTTGTCATTCGTTTGAATACGCTCATCCAGAATTTCTTCCAGCTGATGGCTTTTAGATGATGCGGGCAAAACTTTTTTAAAGAAAGTAAAACCTTCGGGTGTCATCTCTTTATAAAAGGCAATCAGGCTTGCAATAAAATCGGTATGGTTGTCTTCTTTGTTCACCAGGCGGTATACATCATATAATGTATTCAGCAGGGCAACCTTTGTAATTTCCTCCGTTGTCCATCCTTTGGTTTCTTTCGCATCTATGTTACTGAAAGACACCACATGGCCGTATATAAAACCGCTATCCCGTACCGATCTGTAAAAGTCGTGGGAGTTGGCATGCACGGGAAGCTTGTTTTTTAGCTGTGCAAAAAACTTGTCGATCCAGCCGCTGGCAGATGGGTTTATCATTTCAGGGATTTATACTGCAAAACTATGCATTTTTTCTGCGTTAGAACAACAGTTAAATAAAACCTATATTTTATTTCCTGCTAAATCACTCACAATGAAATGGCATAAATTTGTTAGACAAGCTAAATCGTACGACATTAAAAGCAGGATACCCCTTTTGGCTCATTAAAGATCGGCTTCCTTGTAGGTTTCCAAAACTAGATCAAGACATAGAAAATAAAGTCAGTTATCTTAAAGTCCGATGAAATTAAAGAGGAATTTAATATTAACGCCTTTATTGCTATACTATCCAGAACAGGGTGCACCTTGAATTGTTCTCTTTTGACCGACAATGTATGTTTTAGTATTTCGCTAACACTTATTGTGATAACCCTAACAACGGCGTGCTATTTTATGTGTTAATTTCGTATAGAACAAACAATAACAAAAAAATATACCTATTATGAAAAGGACATCACTATTCAGTAAAGCGCTTTTAGGAGCAGCTATTGTAACTTTATCTTTCGGAATGCAATCTTGTAAGCAAGAGCCAAAACAGGAAGACCCAAAGGAAGTTGCAGAAGATGAAAATGAAGCAAAATTTGACGACGTTAACGACGACAAAGAAAAAGACTCTGATTATCTCGTTGCTGCTGCAGAAGTAGATATGAAAGAAATTGAGTTGGGTAAACTGGCTCAGACAAAAAGCACTAATGCAGATGTAAAAGCATTAGCAAAAATGATGATCGACGCACACACAAAATCACTTGCCGATCTAAAAGCAACTGCTGCTAAGAAAAACATAAGCCTTCCTGAATCGTTTACAGAAAAAGGACAGGATGCTTACAAAGATCTTAACGATAAATCAGGTCATGATTTTGACAAAGCATACGCTGACAAAATGGTAGACGGTCACGAAAAAATGATTGACAAAATGGAGAAAGCTTCTGAAAAAGCTACCGATGCTGATATCAGAATGTGGGCTGCGAACATGCTTCCTGAGCTAAGAAAACACTTAGAGCATGCTAAAATGACAAAAGAAAAAGTAGACGCTGTTAAAGCGTAATGCACCTAAAAAAATTGCTATGAGAAATTTATTATATATAGTTGCTGTTATACTGGTTGTCCTTTGGGCGCTGGGCAGCTTTGCCTATCACGTTGGCAGTGCATTTATACACCTGCTGCTTGTTGTAGCGATCGTAATGATTGCACTGAATTTACTAAGACGAAGAAACCCTCCCCTGGACTAATTTCCAAAATAGCAATTATTATAAAACCCCGTAATGCATCGCATTACGGGGTTTTAGTTTAGTACAAGATTATTGACGAGAGAAATTAAAGTACAAACGTCTGTTTATAAGAGTTCTCACCCCAGCTCTCTGCAAAAGGTAGATAGCTACTTCGCTTATTCATCGATAAGCCGTAAAACAAAACCCCCACCGTGAGGCAGGGGTCAAAAAAACAAACTAAAAATAGAAATTATTAATTGGCATTAGCCTTTTAATATCTTAGTACGGATAACCGTTTTCTTCAATAATTTTTGCTGCAATGGTTTCTCTTAAAGCAACCACATTTGGCATGTTGTTGTATTTTGTATAACGGCGTAGGCCCATCATCATCATGCGTTGCTCATCGCCTTCGGCAAACGAGGCAATACCTTCTTTACCTTTTATGTTTACAATGTCTACTGCTTTGTATAAGTAAAGCTGCGCCATTGCAATTTGCTCTTTTACGTTATCAGCGCCTTTTTTGTTAGCAAGCTTCTCAGTACGAAGGATAACCGACTCTGCCATGTATATCTCAATCAAGATATCAGAAGCAGCCATTAGCAATTGCTGGTGCTCGTCTAAGGCTGGTCCGTATTTTTGTACTGCCGATCCTGCTACCATTAAGAAAGCTTTTTTAAGCTTGGCTACCATTTCCTTCTCTTCAGCGAAAAGCTCAGAGTAATCGGGCGTGTCAAAAGATGGTATTCCCATTAGTTCCTCAGCAACTTTCATTGCAGGTCCTAAAAGGTCTACGTGACCCTTCATGGCTTTCTTTACTAACATACCTACCGATAGCATACGGTTAATCTCGTTTGTACCTTCATAGATACGTGCAATCCTCGCATCTCTCCAGGCACTCTCCATTGGTGTGTCTTCAGAGAAGCCCATACCACCGAAGATCTGGATACCTTCGTCAGAACAGTTCTGAACATCTTCCGATACTGCAACTTTAAGGATAGAGCATTCGATAGCGAATTCCTCAACACCTTTAAGTTCTGCATCCTGATGTGATTCGCCATTGGCAACACGCGCATTAATACGGTCTTCGATGTTTTTAGCCGCTCTGTAGCTTGCACTTTCTCCGGCGTAGCAGTTAGTAGCCATTTCAGCAAGTTTAGCACGTATAGCACCAAAATTTGCAATAGGTGTGTTGAACTGTATACGCTCGTTAGCGTACTTAGCAGAACCTGATGTTACTCTTCTTTGAGCATCAAGACATGCAGCTGCCAGTTTAATACGGCCAACGTTAAGTGCGTTCATAGCTATCTTAAAGCCATTACCTCTTTCAGAAAGCATGTTTTCTACCGGTACTTTGGTTTCATTAAAGAAAACCTGACGCGTAGAGGAGGCACGGATACCTAGTTTATGTTCTTCTTCACCAAGAGAAATACCGTTAGACGGATCGTTCTCTACAATGAAGCCTGTAATGTTTTTGTCGTCTTCAATTCTTGCGAACACAATGAATACGCTGCAGAAACCTGCATTTGATATCCACATTTTCTGACCTGTAATTTTATAGTGCGTACCATCTTCAGAAAGTACAGCTTTTGTTTTACCTGAATTAGCATCAGATCCTGCGCCCGGCTCGGTAAGGCAATAGGCACCAAACCATTCGCCCGAAGCAAGTTTAGGTACATATTTTAGTTTTTGCTCTTCAGTTCCATAAAGGGTAATTGGCATAGTACCAATACCTGTATGTGCACCGAAAGCAGTAGAAAAAGAACCTGTAGCGCCCGAAATGTAATCGCAAACCAGCATGGTAGATACAAACCCCATACCTAATCCGCCATATTCTTCGGGAACTGCTACGCCAAGAAAACCAAGTTCTCCGGCTTTACGCATGCTCTCTTCAGTAAGCGCATAATCTTTTTTCTCAAAACGGTCTTTATTAGGCCATATCTCACGGTCAACAAATTCTTTAACCGCGTCACGCATCATAATCTGCTCTTCCGAAAAATCTTCAGGCGTAAAGATGTCCTCGCTCTTAGTTTCAGTAACTAAAAACTGACCTCCACGTGCTAAATTTGCTACTTCTGCCATTGTTTTAATTTTTATATGTTTGTTAGTTGGATGTAATGTTATAAAATCTCGTACACTCCCGCAGCACCCTGACCGGTTCCTACACACATGGTAACCACGCCATATTTACCTTCGTTGCCTCTGCGTTTCATTTCGTCGAATAACTGAACGGAAAGCTTAGCTCCGGTACATCCCAATGGGTGACCTAAAGCAATAGCGCCTCCGTTTACGTTAACTATATCCGGATTAATACCCAACTCGCGAACTACTGCAAGCGACTGCGATGCAAAAGCCTCGTTAAGTTCGAATAGTTCAATATCATTCAGTTGAAGACCTGCCATTTTAAGTGCTTTCGGAATAGCCTTAACGGGACCGATACCCATAATTCTTGGTTCTACACCAGCAGCTGCATAACTCACCATGCGGGCAATAGGCTCAAGCTTAAGTTCTTTTACCATCGCTTCACTCATTACCATTACAAAAGCAGCACCATCACTCATTTGCGATGAGGTACCCGCAGTGACACTTCCGTCAGCCGCAAAAACAGGACGTAATTTACCTAAAGCTTCTAACGATGTATCAGCCCTTGGGCCTTCATCTTTAGTAACTGTATAGCTTTTGGTGGCTTTTTTGCCGTTTTCGTCTACATACACCTGCTCAACAGTGATAGGCACTATCTGGCGGTCAAATTTGCCTTCAGCCTGGGCTTTAAGCGCTTTTTGATGCGAGTTGTAACCGAAAAGATCCTGATCTTCACGAGATACCTTGAACTGTTTTGCAACAGCCTCGGCAGTAAGGCCCATTCCCCAGTAATAATCTTCATGACCTTCTTTAGCGGCTTTATAATCAGGAACAGGTTTATAACCTCCCATAGGAATGAAACTCATGCTTTCGGCACCACCTGCAATAATACATTCGGCCATGCCTGATTGTATTTTAGCAGTAGCCATTGCAATAGTTTCCAGTCCCGATGCACAGTAGCGGTTTACGGTAACTCCCGGAACGTCGTCGACTTTAAGTCCCATAAGAGAAATAAGACGCGCAAAGTTTAACCCCTGCTCAGCTTCCGGCATAGCGTTACCTACCATTACGTCATCAATTCTTGTTTTGTCGAAATCAGGCAGCTCATTCATAATGAACTGTATGGTTTCAGCGGCCAGTTCGTCAGGCCTTTTAAAGCGAAACACACCTTTGGGTGCTTTACCCACAGCTGTTCTGTATGCTTTTACTATATATGCTGTTTTCATGTGTCAGATGTTAGATTTTAACATTAAATAGCTTCTGCTAATTTAATTACGGTTATATCTTCAATTAATTGATGGATCTGTATAAAACCTTCAATACTTAGAGAAATATGTTCTTTTAAAATATTTGAATATCCTTTTCTCTCAGTCATTACTTTCTCTATCTCAGATTTATCAGATAATATATTTTGACTTTCACCTTCATTATTCTCAAATTGTCCGAGATGTGCCCATTTAAATTCAATGTCAATTGATGTATAGTGAACTATGTTTTTTCTAATCTCATTTAAAGCTTTGTATTGATTTTCTTTAAAATTTAAAAGCCATTGATAAGAAAGTAAATGGTGATATTCGGAATATTTGTTTTTTATACAATCTATAATTCGATTAAAGTCAACAGCTACTTCTTTTAAATCATTTTGAAAATAGGTCGCCCAAAGTAAATCACCTAGCCTATCCCAATAGTTGTAAATTTTTTCAAATGCAACAGCTATAAACATGCTATACCTTTTAGATGCTAGATTAACAAAATTTGGATAATATGTTATCCATTCGCGTCGGGCATCATCATAATAAGTTTGAGCATCATCTATGGGGTTGCTTATCAGGTCTTTGTACAAAAAAGCATTTGCTGTAAAATACGCTATTTCATCAGAGTTAAAAAGTAAGTTGTCTAAATTTT
This region includes:
- a CDS encoding DNA-binding protein, producing MKTKKQDDATNILGLPVKETEVIAAELNILLSNFQIYYQNLRGIHWNIRGKRFFDLHVKFEELYNDAQLKIDMIAERVLTLGATPLHTFEDYIANNRLEVGKNVSKDTEAVHLIISSIADLLKIERVILDETDKINDEGTNSMMSDFIKEQEKTMWMMKAWSEEEI
- a CDS encoding acyl-CoA dehydrogenase — protein: MAEVANLARGGQFLVTETKSEDIFTPEDFSEEQIMMRDAVKEFVDREIWPNKDRFEKKDYALTEESMRKAGELGFLGVAVPEEYGGLGMGFVSTMLVCDYISGATGSFSTAFGAHTGIGTMPITLYGTEEQKLKYVPKLASGEWFGAYCLTEPGAGSDANSGKTKAVLSEDGTHYKITGQKMWISNAGFCSVFIVFARIEDDKNITGFIVENDPSNGISLGEEEHKLGIRASSTRQVFFNETKVPVENMLSERGNGFKIAMNALNVGRIKLAAACLDAQRRVTSGSAKYANERIQFNTPIANFGAIRAKLAEMATNCYAGESASYRAAKNIEDRINARVANGESHQDAELKGVEEFAIECSILKVAVSEDVQNCSDEGIQIFGGMGFSEDTPMESAWRDARIARIYEGTNEINRMLSVGMLVKKAMKGHVDLLGPAMKVAEELMGIPSFDTPDYSELFAEEKEMVAKLKKAFLMVAGSAVQKYGPALDEHQQLLMAASDILIEIYMAESVILRTEKLANKKGADNVKEQIAMAQLYLYKAVDIVNIKGKEGIASFAEGDEQRMMMMGLRRYTKYNNMPNVVALRETIAAKIIEENGYPY
- a CDS encoding acetyl-CoA acetyltransferase (Catalyzes the synthesis of acetoacetyl coenzyme A from two molecules of acetyl coenzyme A. It can also act as a thiolase, catalyzing the reverse reaction and generating two-carbon units from the four-carbon product of fatty acid oxidation), with translation MKTAYIVKAYRTAVGKAPKGVFRFKRPDELAAETIQFIMNELPDFDKTRIDDVMVGNAMPEAEQGLNFARLISLMGLKVDDVPGVTVNRYCASGLETIAMATAKIQSGMAECIIAGGAESMSFIPMGGYKPVPDYKAAKEGHEDYYWGMGLTAEAVAKQFKVSREDQDLFGYNSHQKALKAQAEGKFDRQIVPITVEQVYVDENGKKATKSYTVTKDEGPRADTSLEALGKLRPVFAADGSVTAGTSSQMSDGAAFVMVMSEAMVKELKLEPIARMVSYAAAGVEPRIMGIGPVKAIPKALKMAGLQLNDIELFELNEAFASQSLAVVRELGINPDIVNVNGGAIALGHPLGCTGAKLSVQLFDEMKRRGNEGKYGVVTMCVGTGQGAAGVYEIL
- a CDS encoding carbonate dehydratase, with product MAHKHNNTHESAEEFYKKILDNNKIWSETKLSSDPEYFAKLAKGQSPPLLWIGCSDSRVPANEVIGAQPGEVFVHRNIANMVIHSDMNMLSVLDYAVNVLKVQHVIVCGHYGCGGIKAAMGNDSIGLIDNWIRHIKDIYRHHHAELNGIEDEQKRFDRFVELNVKEQVSDLAKTSIVQNAWKQGQELCLHGWVYGLDSGIVKDLEVNYCDNGDLSLVDQLIFKL